One Micromonospora sp. WMMD812 genomic window carries:
- a CDS encoding AAA family ATPase — protein sequence MPRLIATRGLPASGKTSFARTLQPSVVRVNRDDLRRMLHGERLFTQWAEAQVTTAQRAQVEALLRARADVCVDDTNLRSRTLRDWAELAARYGAEFEVHDFTDVPLAECLRRDAARPEADRVGEAAIRRLHERYLEGRTLPLPVPAARAGRPARVHEPSAGAPDIVLVDIDGTVALNVSRSPYDMTRVGEDQPNEAVIAAVRAMHAAGYGVIFCSGRDATARADTEAWLARHVRVPYLALHLRAVGDARKDSVVKREIYEREVRDRYRVVGVFDDRMQVVRMWRSLGLTVFQVAEGDF from the coding sequence ATGCCCCGCCTGATCGCGACCCGGGGACTGCCCGCCTCGGGAAAGACCAGCTTCGCCCGGACGCTCCAACCGTCCGTGGTCCGGGTCAACCGGGACGACCTGCGCCGGATGCTGCACGGCGAGCGGCTCTTCACCCAGTGGGCCGAGGCGCAGGTGACCACCGCCCAGCGGGCGCAGGTCGAGGCGCTGCTGCGGGCCCGGGCCGATGTCTGCGTCGACGACACCAACCTCCGCTCCCGGACGCTGCGGGACTGGGCCGAACTGGCCGCCCGGTACGGCGCCGAGTTCGAGGTGCACGACTTCACCGACGTGCCGCTGGCGGAGTGCCTACGCCGCGACGCCGCGCGGCCGGAGGCGGACCGGGTCGGGGAGGCGGCCATCCGCCGGCTGCACGAGCGCTACCTGGAGGGGCGCACCCTGCCGCTGCCGGTCCCGGCGGCGCGCGCCGGCCGGCCGGCGCGGGTGCACGAGCCGTCGGCAGGGGCGCCGGACATCGTCCTGGTGGACATCGACGGCACCGTCGCCCTGAACGTCTCGCGCAGCCCGTACGACATGACCCGGGTGGGCGAGGACCAGCCCAACGAGGCGGTGATCGCCGCGGTCCGGGCCATGCACGCCGCCGGGTACGGGGTGATCTTCTGCTCCGGCCGGGACGCCACGGCCCGGGCCGACACGGAGGCCTGGCTGGCGCGGCACGTCCGGGTGCCGTACCTCGCGCTGCATCTGCGCGCGGTCGGCGACGCGCGCAAGGACTCGGTCGTGAAGCGGGAGATCTACGAGCGGGAGGTGCGGGATCGCTACCGGGTGGTCGGCGTCTTCGACGACCGGATGCAGGTCGTCCGGATGTGGCGCTCCCTCGGTCTCACCGTCTTCCAGGTCGCCGAGGGCGATTTCTGA
- the prfA gene encoding peptide chain release factor 1, whose protein sequence is MSSERLAALLDEYADLEKRLADPAIHADQATARRVGRRYAELVPLHKAADELAQARADLAAARELAAEDTAFAAEAESIAASLPALEERLAELLIPRDPHDAKDVIVEIKAGEGGEESALFAGDLLRMYTRYAERRGWLTEVIDAQDSDLGGVKDVSLAIKTKGVPEGGNGVWSRLKWEGGVHRVQRVPVTESQGRIHTSAAGVLVLPEAEDVDVTIDPNELRIDVFRSSGPGGQSVNTTDSAVRITHLPTGIVVSCQNEKSQLQNREQAMRILRARLLAAAQEQADAAASDARKAQVRTVDRSERIRTYNFPQNRITDHRIGYTAYNLDLSLAGDLDGVLDALAEADRAARLAGDTELARR, encoded by the coding sequence ATGAGCAGCGAGCGTCTGGCCGCCCTCCTCGACGAGTACGCGGACCTGGAGAAGAGGCTGGCCGACCCGGCCATCCACGCCGACCAGGCGACCGCGCGCCGGGTCGGTCGCCGGTACGCCGAGCTGGTCCCGCTGCACAAGGCCGCGGACGAGCTGGCCCAGGCACGGGCCGACCTGGCCGCGGCCCGGGAACTGGCCGCCGAGGACACGGCCTTCGCCGCCGAGGCCGAGTCGATCGCGGCGTCCCTGCCCGCGCTCGAGGAGCGCCTGGCCGAGCTGCTGATCCCGCGCGACCCGCACGACGCCAAGGACGTGATCGTCGAGATCAAGGCGGGCGAGGGCGGCGAGGAGTCGGCGCTGTTCGCCGGAGACCTCCTGCGGATGTACACCCGGTACGCAGAGCGCCGGGGCTGGCTCACCGAGGTGATCGACGCGCAGGACTCCGACCTGGGCGGCGTGAAGGACGTCTCGTTGGCGATCAAGACCAAGGGCGTCCCGGAGGGCGGCAACGGGGTCTGGTCCCGGCTCAAGTGGGAGGGCGGCGTGCACCGGGTGCAGCGCGTCCCGGTCACCGAGTCACAGGGCCGGATCCACACCAGCGCGGCCGGCGTCCTGGTGCTGCCCGAGGCCGAGGACGTGGACGTCACCATCGACCCGAACGAGCTGCGGATCGACGTCTTCCGGTCGTCCGGTCCCGGCGGGCAGTCGGTGAACACCACCGACTCGGCGGTCCGGATCACCCACCTGCCGACCGGCATCGTGGTCTCCTGCCAGAACGAGAAGTCGCAGCTCCAGAACCGGGAGCAGGCCATGCGGATCCTGCGCGCCCGGCTGCTCGCCGCGGCCCAGGAGCAGGCCGACGCGGCCGCCTCGGACGCGCGCAAGGCGCAGGTGCGGACGGTGGACCGTTCGGAGCGCATCCGCACGTACAACTTCCCGCAGAACCGGATCACCGACCACCGGATCGGCTACACCGCGTACAACCTGGACCTGTCGCTCGCCGGCGACCTGGACGGCGTGCTGGACGCGCTCGCCGAGGCCGACCGGGCGGCCCGTCTCGCCGGCGACACCGAACTGGCCCGCCGCTGA
- a CDS encoding phosphodiester glycosidase family protein yields the protein MRTRRRSAHLAGVLLLTPLLTLAGPVPATAAPATPGALAADDTTTATTATAAGVEPGGGLETTKTTRPVAPGVRLTSFDRYGADGWLRADALTADLTGGVTVDYVNSGAVSRAEPLRGAVDRSRAVAAVNGDFFDINNSGAAQGVGIRDGELVQSAVSGHRNAVAVTTEGVGRVIEVNFDGTATLPTGPVALTQFNNMVQSGGIGAFTALWGTYTRGRAVEGAARVTEVAVVGGRVASVAPAAGSGPIAAGTTILLGRDAGADALAGLRAGDPVEVAWRPKPSDGSSLHAAVGGGNVLVRDGVVQNIADASLAPRTAVGFTADGHTMVMLTVDGRQVDSRGVTQTEMGRMMAELGAHHALNLDGGGSSTLLAREPGAAAVQVENSPSDGSERAVPNGLALYAPQGSGRLTGYWVETASDPTSAPGVSPVRGGRPDRVFPGLTRRLTAAGYDETYGPAAGRPTWRANSMVHGRVDANGVFRALLPGAVTVSAGRGAATGALDLTVLGPLQRVDSTVERVGLTGRDGSALLGVVGYDAEGNTAPIEPADLRLEYDHELLRLAPTADGNLAVTALKDTGAGLITVHVGRVSTVVPVTVGLTDQPVASFDDAAAWKFSQARASGSVAPAPGHTGTGLKMSYDFGQSTGTRAAYADPPAWIEVPGQPQAFGMWIHGNGKGEWPSLHLHDAQDTQHVLRGPYITWTGWRYVEFAVPAGVQYPVRVRRFYVAETNAAAQYTSEVVIDDLVAKVPPSVDVPAEAPRTDGVVVRDGTVDGAPWRFAVMSDAQFVAADPDSDLVAQARRTLREVKAAKPDFLVINGDLVDTAYPADFVLARRLLDEELGDALPWYYVPGNHEIMGAPISNFRAAFGDTSRVFDHRGTRFVTLDSSTGSLRGGGFDQVRMLREALDSAATDRAVGSVVVLHHHPPRDPSPAKASRLGDRKEAALLEEWLADFQHRTGKGALFVGGHVGTFHAERVDGVPYVINGNSGKTPSTPADRGGFTGWTEFGVDPVTPAEADRARRDPLAEGPRWVDAETHAHTDRLVVSAPASVAVGAPVTVTATLTQPGGRTVPVAAPVSADWSASPSVHVGPVTGLRPWHAAWFDPASGRLTALRPGASVVLAVTVNGVRADATVTTTRRVAAPAA from the coding sequence ATGCGTACCCGCAGACGATCCGCCCACCTCGCCGGCGTCCTGCTGCTGACGCCGCTGCTCACCCTCGCCGGTCCGGTGCCGGCCACCGCCGCGCCCGCCACGCCGGGCGCCCTCGCCGCGGACGACACCACCACCGCGACCACCGCGACCGCCGCCGGTGTCGAGCCGGGCGGCGGCCTGGAGACCACGAAGACGACCCGGCCGGTCGCCCCCGGCGTGCGGCTGACCTCGTTCGACCGGTACGGCGCCGACGGCTGGCTGCGGGCCGACGCGCTCACCGCCGACCTCACCGGCGGGGTGACCGTCGACTACGTCAACTCGGGTGCGGTGAGCCGGGCGGAGCCGCTACGGGGCGCGGTGGACCGGTCCCGCGCGGTCGCCGCGGTCAACGGCGACTTCTTCGACATCAACAACTCGGGCGCTGCCCAGGGCGTCGGCATCCGCGACGGCGAACTGGTCCAGTCGGCGGTCAGCGGGCACCGCAACGCGGTGGCGGTGACCACCGAGGGCGTCGGCCGGGTGATCGAGGTGAACTTCGACGGCACGGCCACCCTGCCCACCGGGCCGGTCGCGCTGACCCAGTTCAACAACATGGTCCAGTCGGGCGGCATCGGCGCCTTCACCGCGCTCTGGGGGACGTACACCCGGGGGCGTGCGGTGGAGGGCGCGGCCCGGGTCACCGAGGTCGCCGTGGTCGGTGGCCGGGTGGCCAGCGTCGCCCCGGCGGCCGGCAGCGGGCCGATCGCCGCCGGCACCACCATCCTGCTCGGTCGCGACGCAGGCGCCGACGCGCTCGCCGGCCTGCGGGCCGGCGACCCGGTGGAGGTGGCCTGGCGGCCGAAGCCCTCCGACGGTAGCAGCCTGCACGCCGCGGTCGGTGGCGGCAACGTGCTGGTCCGCGACGGCGTGGTGCAGAACATCGCGGACGCGTCGCTGGCGCCGCGTACCGCGGTCGGCTTCACCGCCGACGGCCACACGATGGTCATGCTGACCGTGGACGGCCGCCAGGTCGACAGCCGGGGCGTCACCCAGACCGAGATGGGCCGGATGATGGCCGAGTTGGGCGCTCACCACGCGCTCAACCTCGACGGCGGCGGCTCGTCGACGCTGCTCGCCCGCGAGCCGGGCGCGGCGGCCGTCCAGGTGGAGAACAGCCCCTCGGACGGCTCCGAGCGGGCCGTCCCCAACGGCCTCGCCCTCTACGCGCCACAGGGCAGCGGCCGGCTCACCGGCTACTGGGTGGAGACGGCGAGCGACCCGACCAGCGCACCGGGCGTGTCCCCGGTGCGCGGAGGCCGGCCGGACCGGGTCTTTCCCGGCCTGACCCGGCGGCTGACCGCCGCCGGCTACGACGAGACGTACGGCCCGGCGGCCGGCAGGCCGACCTGGCGCGCCAACTCGATGGTGCACGGCCGGGTGGACGCCAACGGCGTGTTCCGCGCCCTGCTGCCCGGTGCGGTGACCGTCTCCGCCGGTCGCGGCGCGGCCACCGGCGCCCTCGACCTCACCGTCCTCGGGCCGCTCCAGCGGGTCGACTCCACGGTGGAGCGGGTGGGGCTGACCGGCCGGGACGGCAGCGCGCTGCTCGGGGTGGTCGGCTACGACGCGGAGGGGAACACCGCTCCCATCGAGCCCGCCGACCTGAGACTGGAGTACGACCACGAGCTGCTGCGGCTCGCCCCGACCGCCGACGGCAACCTCGCGGTGACCGCGCTGAAGGACACCGGTGCGGGTCTGATCACCGTCCACGTCGGACGCGTGAGCACGGTCGTCCCGGTGACCGTCGGGCTGACCGACCAGCCGGTGGCCTCCTTCGACGACGCGGCGGCGTGGAAGTTCAGCCAGGCCAGGGCGAGCGGGTCGGTCGCGCCGGCGCCGGGTCACACCGGCACGGGCCTGAAGATGTCGTACGACTTCGGCCAGTCCACCGGGACCCGGGCCGCGTACGCCGACCCGCCGGCCTGGATCGAGGTGCCCGGCCAGCCGCAGGCGTTCGGCATGTGGATCCACGGCAACGGCAAGGGGGAGTGGCCGAGCCTGCACCTGCACGACGCGCAGGACACCCAGCACGTGCTGCGTGGGCCGTACATCACCTGGACCGGCTGGCGGTACGTCGAGTTCGCGGTGCCGGCCGGGGTGCAGTACCCGGTGCGGGTCCGGCGCTTCTACGTCGCGGAGACCAACGCCGCGGCGCAGTACACCAGCGAGGTCGTCATCGACGACCTGGTGGCCAAGGTGCCGCCGTCGGTGGACGTGCCGGCCGAGGCGCCGCGTACCGACGGGGTGGTGGTCCGGGACGGGACCGTGGACGGCGCGCCGTGGCGGTTCGCGGTGATGTCCGACGCGCAGTTCGTCGCGGCCGACCCGGACAGCGACCTGGTCGCCCAGGCCCGCCGTACGCTCCGTGAGGTGAAGGCGGCGAAGCCGGACTTCCTGGTGATCAACGGCGACCTGGTGGACACCGCGTACCCGGCGGATTTCGTGCTGGCCCGGCGTCTGCTGGACGAGGAGTTGGGCGACGCCCTGCCCTGGTACTACGTGCCGGGCAACCACGAGATCATGGGCGCCCCGATCAGCAACTTCCGGGCCGCGTTCGGCGACACCTCGCGGGTCTTCGACCACCGGGGCACCCGGTTCGTCACGCTGGACTCGTCCACCGGCTCCCTGCGGGGCGGCGGCTTCGACCAGGTGCGGATGCTGCGCGAGGCGCTGGACTCGGCCGCCACCGACCGGGCGGTCGGCTCGGTCGTGGTGCTGCACCACCACCCGCCCCGCGACCCCAGCCCGGCCAAGGCCAGCCGACTGGGCGACCGCAAGGAGGCGGCACTGCTGGAGGAGTGGCTCGCCGACTTCCAGCACCGCACCGGCAAGGGCGCGCTCTTCGTCGGCGGGCACGTCGGCACCTTCCACGCCGAGCGCGTGGACGGTGTGCCGTACGTGATCAACGGCAACTCCGGCAAGACGCCGTCCACCCCGGCGGACCGGGGCGGCTTCACCGGCTGGACCGAGTTCGGCGTCGACCCGGTGACGCCCGCCGAGGCCGACCGGGCCCGGCGCGATCCGCTCGCCGAGGGACCGCGCTGGGTCGACGCCGAGACGCACGCGCACACCGACCGGCTCGTGGTCAGCGCGCCGGCCAGCGTGGCGGTGGGCGCCCCGGTGACGGTCACCGCCACGCTCACCCAGCCGGGCGGGCGTACGGTGCCGGTGGCCGCGCCGGTGAGCGCCGACTGGTCGGCCTCCCCGTCCGTGCACGTGGGACCCGTGACCGGGCTGCGGCCCTGGCACGCGGCCTGGTTCGACCCGGCCAGCGGCCGGCTGACCGCCCTGCGGCCCGGCGCGTCGGTGGTGCTCGCGGTGACCGTGAACGGCGTCCGCGCCGACGCCACCGTCACCACCACCCGACGGGTCGCCGCCCCGGCCGCCTGA
- the rpmE gene encoding 50S ribosomal protein L31, whose translation MKPNIHPEYVTTEVRCSCGNTFTTRSTAKGGAISVETCSACHPFYTGKQRVLDTAGRVAKFQQKYAKVQAKKGK comes from the coding sequence ATGAAGCCCAACATCCACCCGGAGTACGTGACCACCGAGGTCCGCTGCTCCTGCGGCAACACGTTCACGACCCGCAGCACCGCCAAGGGCGGCGCCATCAGCGTCGAGACCTGCAGCGCCTGCCACCCGTTCTACACCGGTAAGCAGCGCGTTCTCGACACCGCCGGTCGGGTCGCGAAGTTCCAGCAGAAGTACGCCAAGGTTCAGGCCAAGAAGGGCAAGTAA